A genomic segment from Polyangium mundeleinium encodes:
- the rimI gene encoding ribosomal protein S18-alanine N-acetyltransferase, translating into MSERLQVSVTRVEREIEDAEELAAIARAAFAGPSFSPVDELERPWARVWVARGGAPGEGPRALGFLVAWHVVDELHVLNVATAPEVRRRGIGAVLVEAALAFATENGVRLVLLEVRRSNEPAIRLYEKFGFVVSGVREKYYADNDEDALEMQRILA; encoded by the coding sequence GTGAGCGAGCGTCTGCAGGTGTCGGTGACGCGCGTCGAGCGCGAGATCGAGGACGCGGAAGAGCTCGCGGCGATCGCGCGCGCGGCGTTCGCGGGGCCGTCGTTCTCGCCGGTGGACGAGCTCGAACGGCCCTGGGCGCGTGTGTGGGTCGCGCGGGGTGGGGCGCCGGGTGAAGGGCCGCGGGCGCTCGGGTTCCTCGTCGCGTGGCACGTCGTGGACGAGCTACACGTGCTCAACGTCGCGACGGCGCCGGAGGTCCGGCGGCGCGGGATCGGGGCGGTGCTCGTGGAGGCGGCGCTCGCGTTCGCGACGGAGAACGGCGTGCGGCTCGTGCTGCTCGAGGTGCGGCGCTCGAACGAGCCTGCGATTCGGCTTTACGAGAAGTTCGGCTTCGTCGTGTCGGGGGTGCGGGAGAAGTACTACGCGGACAACGACGAGGACGCGCTGGAGATGCAGCGCATCCTCGCATAG
- a CDS encoding vWA domain-containing protein: MDTRALRSARGIVASFVLLGAWGVASSIGGCGSTSDDALPPRPPRPAADAGGEGGFDGGGGGPPAPDAGGYCGNEVHQAIVDAPNLYFVLDASGSMNAPAPGGTRYDAVRAAVVGLVRKLGPLVKVGVAILPAQGSNQDQCAAGKQVFPVTQGDPITGEDGPTTTGIRLTTATNPVGGTPISPTLEALTPTLLALQGKTYVILATDGGPNCNESASCEIEDCQPNVEGDEACLSMGTNCCAPGQLWGPTFCVDEPATVAAIEALRAGGIEVFVVGIPGSEAYAGVLDAMAIAGGSTKDTAPFYYPVSELGSLGGVLAEIAAVAVTCEFEIVDPPDEEGMTNVYLDDEVLPYNDPDGWIWKPPSSVRLLGKACERLQGGQVKQVQIVSGCPTEVPK, from the coding sequence ATGGACACGCGCGCGCTTCGTTCAGCTCGGGGGATCGTGGCCTCGTTCGTGTTGCTCGGCGCGTGGGGCGTCGCGTCGTCGATCGGAGGGTGTGGGTCGACGAGTGACGACGCCTTGCCGCCGCGCCCGCCGCGGCCCGCGGCCGATGCGGGCGGTGAAGGCGGTTTTGACGGCGGTGGAGGCGGACCGCCGGCGCCCGACGCGGGCGGTTATTGCGGCAACGAGGTGCACCAGGCGATCGTCGACGCGCCGAACCTCTACTTCGTGCTCGACGCTTCGGGGAGCATGAACGCGCCCGCACCCGGAGGAACGCGATACGACGCGGTGCGCGCCGCGGTCGTGGGGCTCGTGCGCAAGCTCGGGCCGCTCGTGAAGGTGGGCGTGGCGATTCTGCCTGCGCAGGGGTCGAATCAGGATCAATGCGCGGCGGGGAAGCAGGTCTTTCCGGTCACGCAGGGCGATCCGATCACGGGCGAGGACGGCCCCACGACCACGGGGATCCGCTTGACGACTGCGACGAACCCGGTCGGCGGGACGCCGATCTCGCCGACGCTCGAAGCGCTCACGCCGACGCTGCTCGCGCTCCAAGGCAAGACGTACGTCATTCTCGCGACGGACGGAGGTCCGAACTGCAACGAATCGGCGTCGTGCGAGATCGAGGACTGCCAGCCGAACGTCGAAGGCGACGAAGCATGTCTGTCCATGGGGACGAACTGCTGCGCGCCTGGACAGCTTTGGGGTCCAACGTTCTGCGTGGACGAGCCCGCGACCGTGGCCGCGATCGAGGCTTTGCGCGCGGGTGGGATCGAGGTGTTCGTCGTGGGGATCCCGGGCAGCGAGGCGTACGCGGGCGTGCTCGACGCGATGGCGATCGCGGGCGGCTCGACGAAGGATACGGCGCCGTTCTACTACCCGGTGAGCGAGCTCGGATCCCTCGGCGGCGTGCTCGCGGAGATCGCGGCGGTCGCGGTGACGTGCGAGTTCGAGATCGTGGATCCGCCGGACGAAGAGGGCATGACGAACGTGTACCTGGACGATGAGGTCTTGCCGTACAACGATCCCGACGGCTGGATCTGGAAGCCGCCGTCGAGCGTGCGGCTGCTCGGCAAGGCTTGCGAGCGGCTTCAGGGCGGGCAGGTGAAGCAGGTGCAGATCGTGAGCGGTTGCCCGACGGAAGTGCCGAAGTGA
- the rpoZ gene encoding DNA-directed RNA polymerase subunit omega, with protein sequence MARVTVEDCLEREENRFALVVLASNRTRQLMKGAEPLLKTRNKPAVTSLREIAAGKVHFHRNSSEVVYEWLRHQHALDR encoded by the coding sequence ATGGCACGCGTCACCGTCGAAGATTGCCTCGAGCGCGAAGAAAACCGCTTCGCCCTCGTCGTCCTGGCCTCGAACCGCACCCGGCAGCTCATGAAGGGCGCTGAGCCTCTGCTGAAGACGAGGAACAAGCCCGCTGTGACAAGCTTGCGCGAGATCGCGGCTGGCAAGGTGCACTTCCACCGGAACTCCTCGGAAGTCGTGTACGAGTGGCTCCGCCACCAGCACGCCCTCGACCGCTGA
- a CDS encoding GTP-binding protein, translating into MSFINYMAREINCKIVYYGPGLCGKTTNLQYIYERTNPDAKGKMISLATETDRTLFFDFLPLALGEIRGFKTRFHLYTVPGQVFYDASRKLILKGVDGVVFVADSQVERMEANEESVENLKTNLDEQGYKLEKIPYVIQYNKRDLPEVATVEELRQKLNPMNVPDYEGVARTGVGVFDTLKAVAKLVLTELRKGGP; encoded by the coding sequence ATGAGCTTCATCAACTACATGGCGCGCGAGATCAACTGCAAGATCGTCTATTACGGCCCGGGTTTGTGCGGGAAGACGACGAACTTGCAGTACATCTACGAGCGCACGAACCCCGACGCGAAGGGGAAGATGATCTCGCTGGCGACCGAGACGGATCGCACGCTCTTCTTCGACTTTCTGCCGCTTGCGCTCGGCGAAATTCGCGGCTTCAAGACGCGGTTCCACCTCTACACGGTGCCCGGTCAGGTCTTCTACGACGCGAGCCGCAAGCTCATCTTGAAGGGCGTCGACGGCGTCGTGTTCGTGGCCGACTCGCAGGTCGAGCGCATGGAAGCGAACGAGGAGTCCGTCGAGAACCTCAAGACGAACCTCGACGAGCAGGGCTACAAGCTCGAGAAGATCCCGTACGTCATCCAGTACAACAAGCGCGACCTGCCCGAGGTCGCCACCGTCGAAGAGCTTCGCCAGAAGCTCAACCCGATGAACGTCCCTGATTACGAGGGCGTCGCGCGTACCGGCGTCGGCGTGTTCGACACGCTGAAGGCCGTCGCAAAGCTCGTTCTCACCGAGCTGCGCAAGGGCGGCCCCTAA
- a CDS encoding class I SAM-dependent methyltransferase, with protein MSSPRSTPPQRTRPRARRDLELEAGTSAHYEDPAYYTKTYRSRLDDVRFYADYAAERGGPVLEYGCGNGRITLPIARLGLDVTGVDLSSEMLADLRARLREEPADVRARVSTKRGDMRTVRLGRRFPLVFCPFNAFLHLYTRVDVERFLERVREHLAPRGELVFDVSIPEPEELARDPGRAYATPRFNYPRPDGKGMPVRYTERFDYDKIRQILFVAMEFSPVSGEDAWMTPLAHRQFYPRELEALLHYNGFEILDAWGDFDRSPPTRDSITLILRARARRR; from the coding sequence ATGTCCTCTCCCCGAAGCACTCCTCCTCAGCGCACGCGCCCGCGTGCCCGGCGTGATCTCGAGCTCGAGGCTGGCACCTCGGCTCATTACGAAGACCCCGCCTACTACACGAAGACCTACCGCTCGCGGCTCGACGACGTCCGTTTTTACGCGGACTACGCGGCCGAGCGTGGCGGCCCCGTGCTCGAGTACGGCTGCGGCAACGGACGCATCACGCTCCCGATCGCGCGACTCGGCCTCGACGTCACGGGCGTTGATCTCTCCAGCGAGATGCTCGCGGACCTGCGCGCGCGCCTTCGCGAAGAGCCTGCGGACGTCCGGGCGCGCGTCAGCACGAAGCGCGGCGACATGCGGACGGTCCGCCTTGGCCGCCGCTTCCCGCTCGTCTTTTGCCCTTTCAACGCCTTCCTGCACCTCTACACGCGGGTCGACGTCGAGCGCTTCCTCGAGCGCGTGCGGGAGCATCTCGCGCCGCGCGGCGAGCTCGTCTTCGACGTCTCGATCCCCGAGCCCGAGGAGCTCGCGCGGGATCCTGGGCGCGCCTATGCGACGCCGCGCTTCAACTACCCGAGGCCCGACGGCAAAGGCATGCCCGTCCGGTACACGGAGCGCTTCGATTACGACAAGATCCGCCAGATCCTGTTCGTCGCGATGGAGTTCTCGCCGGTCTCGGGCGAGGACGCGTGGATGACGCCGCTCGCGCACCGGCAGTTCTACCCGCGCGAGCTCGAAGCGCTCCTCCACTACAACGGCTTCGAGATCCTCGACGCGTGGGGCGACTTCGACCGCTCGCCCCCGACCCGCGACTCGATCACGCTGATCCTGCGCGCCCGCGCCCGCCGTCGCTGA
- a CDS encoding metallophosphoesterase family protein has translation MRIGVFSDTHANYEALSAVLEAYRRERIDVYYCLGDTVGYGGSPNECADLVRKIAKKTILGNHDAAVAGRMDYSYYYEAARQALDTHASMLSAENAAWLKNLPYQEKLTDIGVDLCHGSPVRLEEFEYIFAPEQARECLPMYSELGHLTLIGHSHLCKVFALTPTTVEELPAVDFTLDPNRKYIVSVGSVGQPRDYDNRASYTIYDSEVKRFEFKRVEYDIETAAEKVLRAKLERNFAHRLYIGV, from the coding sequence ATGCGGATTGGAGTCTTCAGCGACACGCATGCCAACTACGAGGCGCTCAGTGCTGTGCTGGAGGCGTACCGGCGCGAGCGCATCGATGTCTACTACTGTCTGGGCGACACGGTAGGCTATGGCGGATCCCCAAACGAATGCGCCGATCTGGTCCGGAAGATCGCCAAGAAAACGATCCTCGGGAATCACGATGCGGCCGTCGCCGGACGAATGGACTACTCGTATTATTACGAGGCCGCTCGTCAGGCACTCGACACCCACGCGTCGATGCTCTCGGCCGAGAACGCCGCCTGGCTCAAGAACCTGCCGTACCAGGAGAAGTTGACCGACATCGGCGTCGACCTCTGCCACGGTTCGCCGGTTCGCCTGGAGGAGTTCGAGTACATCTTCGCCCCGGAGCAAGCACGCGAGTGCCTGCCGATGTACAGCGAGCTCGGGCATCTGACCCTCATTGGCCACTCGCACCTCTGCAAGGTCTTCGCGCTGACGCCGACGACCGTGGAAGAGCTGCCCGCGGTCGACTTCACGCTCGACCCTAACAGGAAGTACATCGTGAGCGTCGGATCGGTCGGCCAGCCGCGCGACTACGACAACCGCGCGAGCTACACGATCTACGACAGCGAAGTAAAACGCTTCGAGTTCAAACGAGTCGAGTACGACATCGAAACCGCAGCAGAAAAGGTGCTGCGGGCGAAGCTCGAGCGGAACTTCGCGCATCGATTGTACATCGGCGTTTAG
- a CDS encoding roadblock/LC7 domain-containing protein — protein MVNPQMVMYEEEFNQIQNVVDRLVKDANAKVVFIVDKNGQLIAASGDVDNLDTTSLASLTAGNIAATGGMAKLLKENEFATQFHEGEKANIHIQLVGNRVILVVIFDSKSSLGLVRLRVRRASEELNNIFEALLKKVADPGADSPFAEITDEDIDNLFND, from the coding sequence ATGGTCAATCCTCAGATGGTGATGTACGAGGAGGAGTTCAATCAGATCCAGAATGTCGTGGATCGCCTCGTCAAGGACGCCAATGCGAAGGTCGTTTTCATCGTTGACAAGAACGGGCAGCTGATCGCTGCGAGCGGCGACGTGGACAATCTCGACACCACGTCGCTCGCGTCGCTGACGGCCGGCAACATCGCGGCCACCGGCGGGATGGCGAAGCTCCTCAAGGAGAACGAGTTCGCGACTCAGTTCCACGAGGGCGAGAAGGCGAACATCCACATCCAGCTCGTCGGCAACCGCGTCATCCTCGTGGTGATCTTCGACTCCAAGTCCAGCCTGGGCCTCGTGCGTTTGCGCGTCCGCCGGGCGAGCGAGGAGCTGAACAACATCTTCGAGGCGCTCTTGAAGAAGGTCGCGGATCCCGGCGCCGACTCTCCGTTCGCCGAGATCACCGACGAAGACATCGACAACCTCTTCAACGACTAG
- the alr gene encoding alanine racemase, whose amino-acid sequence MRPTRAEVNLAHLRHNYRVLEKMFGDGKTTPAIWGVLKADAYGHGSAAVARTLERAGMPGLCVALLEEAIELRDAGIRVPILVMGGYYGPRREGLEEILARDLVPVVYDAGQIERIATLARYESEGRPVRVHLKVDTGMGRLGVTMSELDDVLDAFEGRPEVQLDGLMTHLACADGDDLGPTMEQLARFAEARGRVRARGFSPRFVHAANSAGAMRLSEARFDAVRPGVALFGVSPVPGLAPELKPVIRVRTEVVALRTVEAGEPIGYGYTWRAPRRSVIATVPMGYADGLDRKLSNRGHALVRGRRVPMVGTMSMDLTMLDMTEIPAARIGDEVVFLGQQEGALGRDVITAEEIAETTGTIPWEVLTSISRRVPRFYREP is encoded by the coding sequence GTGAGGCCGACGCGCGCCGAGGTGAACCTCGCGCACTTGCGGCACAACTACCGCGTCCTCGAGAAGATGTTCGGCGACGGCAAGACGACGCCGGCGATCTGGGGCGTGCTCAAGGCCGATGCATACGGGCACGGCTCGGCGGCGGTCGCGCGTACGCTCGAACGCGCCGGGATGCCGGGCTTGTGCGTGGCGCTGCTCGAAGAGGCGATCGAGCTTCGGGACGCGGGGATCCGCGTGCCGATCCTGGTGATGGGCGGCTACTACGGGCCGCGGCGCGAGGGGCTCGAGGAGATCCTCGCGCGGGATCTCGTGCCGGTCGTCTACGACGCCGGGCAGATCGAGCGCATCGCGACGCTCGCGCGGTACGAGAGCGAAGGTCGGCCCGTGCGCGTGCACCTGAAGGTGGACACGGGCATGGGGCGGCTCGGCGTGACGATGTCGGAGCTCGACGACGTGCTCGACGCGTTCGAGGGTCGGCCGGAGGTGCAGCTCGATGGGCTGATGACGCATCTCGCGTGCGCGGATGGCGACGATCTCGGTCCGACGATGGAGCAGCTCGCGCGGTTCGCAGAGGCGCGAGGCCGCGTGCGGGCGCGCGGGTTCTCGCCGCGCTTCGTGCACGCGGCGAACAGCGCGGGCGCGATGCGGCTCTCGGAAGCGCGCTTCGATGCGGTGCGGCCGGGCGTCGCGCTCTTCGGTGTGTCGCCGGTGCCCGGACTCGCGCCGGAGCTCAAGCCGGTGATCCGGGTGCGGACGGAGGTCGTCGCGCTACGGACGGTCGAGGCAGGAGAGCCGATCGGCTACGGGTACACGTGGCGGGCGCCGCGGCGGAGCGTGATTGCGACCGTGCCGATGGGGTACGCGGATGGCCTCGATCGGAAGCTTTCGAACCGCGGCCACGCGCTCGTGCGCGGGCGGCGCGTGCCGATGGTGGGCACGATGTCGATGGATCTTACGATGCTCGACATGACGGAGATCCCGGCCGCGCGCATCGGCGACGAGGTCGTGTTCCTTGGGCAGCAGGAGGGCGCGCTCGGGCGTGACGTCATCACGGCGGAGGAGATCGCCGAGACGACAGGCACGATCCCGTGGGAGGTGCTGACGAGCATCTCGCGGCGCGTTCCGCGGTTCTATCGCGAGCCCTGA
- the tssM gene encoding type VI secretion system membrane subunit TssM, with protein sequence MWWVLSALLALIVWALWYILKLPLWLPIVGTVLIVLVSVVRLLWNRIRASRAASALERAIAQQGAQQALNARPERRAEIQELQKQVQGGINALKTSKLGKNKKGGAAALYSLPWYVIIGPPGAGKTTALKHSGLVFPFADPRGGGVRGVGGTRNCDWWFTNEAILLDTAGRYTTEGDDHDEWISFLQMLKRYRSRKPINGVLVAISIAELIDASEQQIESTGKKLRARIDEVMTQLQMVVPVYVLFTKCDLIAGFIEFFGDIRKSDRAQAWGATVKLTENKSNPQQLFEREFDTLVQKVHARSLKRLAQERNREARERIYQFPLEFAGIKRNLTELVQTIFAVNAFQGTPLFRGFYFTSGTQEGRPLDRVLARMGHAMGIRPPETAAQQVTESKSYFLHDVFMNVVFPDGDVASRSAAEIKRQKIMRIAVSAAAFTLGLILSIPSIRSFAQNRELMFSTQERVETAMKINWGEGEPGPKLDQLDPVFNRLKELDQFRANLPLSYGWGMYRGEEIYRPAVTAYVALLQTGFVLPCKTKLEDRLKSAKGKQYLRERTDLKTYLMMSDVANLDVDWETGRLTGLWAEILKATNSTMPEYELKERLAKHVRYYLELVKDKKVLPLPADKALVENVRKTLQSVPVQDRYYELFVNSLNDERYDEAGDDRKENRKYPPLSLADLFVDRPNATKLIQSARYQKDKRFKDVEGPYTDKGHYIVVLNVANAEALLLSEQWVAPLGPDEAVDKIPTNLKRLSEDYDQRYIEQWSDFLADITITPPSTVKEALDLYNILLNTPYPYLQILRAVEDHTQWKKYKKGDGPSVNKDELNKMFNTKLQQQFSQKTGGLRITTNVDVTKMGERPSTVPPSFAALISFGVPPENTRPGQPITDTPLQKYLDSLTELRRVMQDIPAPPTSTDMINLSEQLSDVAKKVEAFLQPLDEKAKALLRPLLLNPLRISGTRIAAPGGGNYVDKPKERFPNPFRR encoded by the coding sequence GTGTGGTGGGTTCTATCTGCGCTCCTCGCGCTGATCGTCTGGGCGCTCTGGTACATCCTCAAGCTGCCGCTCTGGCTCCCGATCGTCGGCACGGTGCTCATCGTGCTCGTCTCGGTCGTGCGGCTCCTCTGGAACCGGATCCGGGCAAGCCGCGCCGCCTCCGCGCTCGAGCGCGCCATCGCGCAGCAAGGCGCGCAGCAGGCGCTCAACGCGCGGCCCGAGCGACGCGCCGAGATCCAGGAGCTCCAGAAGCAGGTCCAGGGCGGCATCAACGCCCTCAAGACCTCGAAGCTCGGCAAGAACAAGAAGGGCGGGGCGGCCGCGCTTTACTCGCTGCCCTGGTACGTGATCATCGGCCCTCCGGGCGCCGGCAAGACGACCGCGCTGAAGCACTCCGGCCTCGTCTTCCCGTTCGCGGATCCGCGCGGCGGCGGCGTGCGCGGCGTCGGCGGCACCCGCAACTGCGACTGGTGGTTCACGAACGAGGCGATCCTGCTCGACACCGCGGGCCGCTACACGACGGAGGGCGACGACCACGACGAGTGGATCTCGTTCCTCCAGATGCTCAAGCGCTACCGCAGCCGCAAGCCGATCAACGGCGTGCTCGTGGCCATCAGCATCGCCGAGCTCATCGACGCCTCCGAGCAGCAGATCGAGTCGACCGGCAAGAAGCTACGCGCTCGTATCGATGAGGTCATGACCCAGCTCCAGATGGTCGTGCCCGTCTACGTGCTCTTCACGAAGTGCGACCTCATCGCCGGCTTCATCGAGTTCTTCGGCGACATCCGCAAGAGCGACCGCGCGCAGGCCTGGGGCGCCACGGTCAAGCTCACCGAGAACAAGTCGAACCCCCAGCAGCTCTTCGAGCGCGAGTTCGACACGCTCGTCCAGAAGGTCCACGCCCGTTCGCTGAAGCGCCTCGCGCAGGAGCGAAACCGCGAGGCGCGCGAGCGCATCTACCAGTTCCCGCTCGAGTTCGCGGGCATCAAGCGCAACCTCACCGAGCTCGTGCAGACGATCTTCGCGGTGAACGCCTTCCAGGGCACGCCGCTCTTCCGCGGCTTCTACTTCACGAGCGGCACGCAGGAAGGTCGCCCGCTCGATCGCGTGCTCGCGCGCATGGGCCACGCGATGGGCATCCGCCCGCCGGAGACCGCGGCGCAGCAGGTCACCGAGTCGAAGAGCTACTTCCTGCACGACGTCTTCATGAACGTCGTCTTCCCCGACGGCGACGTCGCCTCGCGCAGCGCGGCCGAGATCAAGCGGCAGAAGATCATGCGCATCGCGGTGAGCGCTGCCGCCTTCACGCTCGGCCTGATCCTCTCCATCCCGAGCATCCGCTCCTTCGCCCAGAACCGCGAGCTCATGTTCTCCACGCAGGAGCGCGTCGAGACCGCGATGAAGATCAACTGGGGTGAAGGCGAGCCGGGCCCGAAGCTCGATCAGCTCGATCCCGTCTTCAATCGCCTGAAGGAGCTCGACCAGTTCCGCGCGAACCTGCCGCTCAGCTACGGCTGGGGCATGTACCGCGGCGAGGAGATCTATCGCCCCGCCGTCACCGCGTACGTCGCGCTCCTGCAGACCGGCTTCGTCCTGCCCTGCAAGACGAAGCTCGAAGATCGCCTCAAGAGCGCGAAGGGCAAGCAGTACCTCCGCGAGCGCACCGATCTGAAGACGTACCTCATGATGAGCGACGTCGCGAACCTCGACGTCGACTGGGAGACGGGCCGTCTCACGGGCCTCTGGGCCGAGATCCTGAAGGCCACGAACAGCACGATGCCGGAGTACGAGCTCAAGGAGCGGCTCGCCAAGCACGTGCGCTACTACCTGGAGCTCGTCAAAGACAAGAAGGTCCTCCCGCTGCCCGCGGACAAGGCCCTCGTGGAGAACGTCCGCAAGACGCTCCAGTCCGTCCCGGTGCAGGACCGTTACTACGAGCTCTTCGTCAACAGCCTGAACGACGAGCGGTACGACGAGGCCGGCGACGATCGCAAAGAGAACCGCAAGTACCCGCCGCTCAGCCTCGCCGACCTCTTCGTCGATCGCCCGAACGCGACGAAGCTCATCCAGAGCGCGCGGTACCAGAAGGACAAACGCTTCAAGGACGTCGAGGGCCCCTACACGGACAAGGGCCACTACATCGTGGTCCTCAACGTGGCGAACGCCGAGGCGCTCCTGCTCAGCGAGCAATGGGTGGCGCCGCTCGGGCCCGACGAGGCGGTCGACAAGATCCCGACGAACCTGAAGCGCCTCTCGGAGGACTACGACCAGCGCTACATCGAGCAGTGGAGCGACTTCCTCGCCGACATCACGATCACCCCGCCGTCGACCGTGAAAGAGGCGCTCGACCTCTACAACATCCTGCTCAACACGCCCTACCCGTACCTGCAGATCCTGCGCGCGGTCGAGGACCACACGCAGTGGAAGAAGTACAAGAAGGGCGACGGTCCGAGCGTGAACAAGGACGAGTTGAACAAGATGTTCAACACCAAGCTCCAGCAGCAGTTCTCGCAGAAGACCGGCGGTCTGCGCATCACAACGAACGTCGACGTGACGAAGATGGGCGAGCGACCGAGCACGGTGCCGCCCTCGTTCGCGGCGCTCATCTCGTTCGGCGTGCCGCCCGAGAACACGCGCCCGGGTCAGCCGATCACGGACACGCCGCTGCAGAAGTACCTCGACAGCCTCACGGAGCTGCGCCGAGTCATGCAGGACATCCCGGCGCCGCCCACGTCGACGGACATGATCAACCTGAGCGAGCAGCTCTCGGACGTCGCGAAGAAGGTTGAAGCCTTCCTGCAGCCGCTCGACGAGAAGGCCAAGGCGCTCTTGCGGCCGCTGCTCCTGAACCCGCTCAGGATCTCGGGCACGCGCATCGCGGCGCCCGGCGGCGGCAACTACGTCGACAAGCCGAAAGAGCGGTTCCCGAACCCGTTCCGGCGCTAG